CCAAAAGCGCATGCGGCAGCTTACGTTATGATGGCATGGCGTATTGCATACTGCAAAGTATATTATCCGCTTGCCTACTATGCAGCCTATTTTTCCATTCGTGCGACCGGATTCAACTATGAGATCATGTGTCAGGGAAGAGAGCGCCTTACCTATTTTCAGAAAGATTATGAGCGCAGAAAAGACTCACTTTCCAAGAAAGAGCAGGATGTTTACCGTGATATGAAGATCGTGCAGGAAATGTATGCAAGAGGCTTTGATTTTATACCGATTGATATTTACCGGGCAAAACCGGATCGTTTCCAGATCATTGACGGAAAACTGATGCCTGCATTAAATACCATCGATGGTATGGGAGACAATGCTGCGATCGCGGTGGCAGAAGCAGCAAAGGATGGGAAATTCTTATCCAGGGATGATTTCAGACAGAGAACAAAAGCAACGAAGACGGTCATTGACCTGATGGGAGATTTAGGACTGCTTGGCGATATGCCGGAATCGAACCAGCTTTCACTGTTTGATTTCACGTAGAAAAAAGATAAAAAGGTATGAAAAAACACAGAAGACTAACAAAAAGTCCCTGTGTTTTTTTGATAAAACCATTGCCGGCTGTATATCTGTATATCCGCTGCAGGATCACTTGTCGGAAGAACCTGTTCCTGGATTGAAAACTTCGACGTCAGAAGGATCAGCGATCGGTGTTTTGTACATGACACCCGATGCAAAATCCCTGAAATAGATATCCGTTTCTGTGGCATTGATATTGGTATAGTTGCCCTCTGTGATCACGGTGTAATCACTGCCGTCCGTTTTCATACGGCAGAGAGCAGGCGCGCTTGTACTGTTGCGCTGGAAATAAATATAGTCACCGGTGATGTTATAGCAGTCAATGCGGTCATCGCTTAGAGTGACAGGCGCCCCCCCGGAAAGATCTGTGCGGGTAAGTGTATAATTCTGTTCGTTGTCCAGAAAAAAGAGTGTATCACCAATTACAGCCGGCATATAATAATTTCCTTTAAGTACAAGTTCTGCCGTATCAGTAACTGTATCAAAACGCCAGATGCTATGTTCGTTCGATACACCATTATAATAGATATACTGTCCAACTGTCGAGCAGGGACGGTATGGTGTTTTATCTACCTGCTTCATGCCGGTGCCATCAATGCCTACTTCATAAAAAGTTGTAAAATCCTTATCATCATAATGCAGATAATAAACTTTATTTCCGACTAAAGAGGCATAAAGACTCGCGGAAGAATCAAGGAGAATGCTCTTTTTATGCTTGCTGCGGTCAAGCCGGCAGAGACTGTCTGTGTTGATCGTCAAAAATGAAAATGGTTCTGTAAAAACCGGATTGTTGCGCACATAGTAAATATAATTGTCATCCGTATTGATAAAGGTGGCAACATCATCAGAAATCTTTGTAAGGTCTGAACCATCACTGTTCATAGAATAGAGTTTACTGCCGTCAGAAGGATTGGCAAAATAAATCGTACCATCAGCTGCCGTGCAGAAGATGCCGGCATTGTAGAGATTGCCAGCCGTGTTGCCGTTTATGTAATCGTCATTGAATTTTGTCTCGTTTGATTTGTGGTGGTAGACACCAAAACCGACACCGGCGGCGAGTACGAGGATAACTAAGAGAATCGTGATAACTTTTTTCATAAGGCCTCCATTCTGAGAGCATTTTATGCTGACGTGACAATGTGTTTGATTTGCTTCTCATCTGTGTTTATTATAGCATTTTCAGAGCACGAATACTATATTTTTCCTATGGAATATCACTTTTTCTGCCCTTGATATTAGCACGTTAATGTAATATATTAGAAGTAATACAAATAACAAAGGTGGAATCCATGAAAGACTTAAAAGAATTAAGAGACCAGATCGATGTCATTGACAGACAGATCGTAGATTTATATCAGGAGAGAATGGAGATTGCAGCAGGTGTTGCAGAATATAAGATCAATACCGGGAAAAAGGTATTTGACAAAGAACGCGAAGATTCAAAACTTGCAACTCTGACAGCACTTGGCAAAACAGATTTTAATAAACATGGGATACGTGAACTGTTTGAGCAGATCATGTCGATGAGCAGAAAACGTCAGTATCAGCTTTTAACCGCACACGGCATGTATGAAAAACCAGATTTTACAGAAGTGGAAAGTTTGGATTATCACAATGCGCGTATTGTATTTCAGGGGACAGAGGGAGCGTACAGCCAGCTTGCCTTAAGAGAATACTTTGGAGAGCAGACAGACAGTTATCACGTGGAGACCTGGCGCGATGCCATGGAGGCGATCAAAAACGGAGAAGCTGATTATGCAGTTTTACCGATTGAAAATTCCTCGGCGGGTATCGTATCTGAAAATTATGACCTGATGGTAGAATATGATAATTGTATCGTAGGGGAGCAGATCATACAGATCAATCATGCACTGCTTGGACTGCCGGAAGCAGAACTTTCTGATATCACAGACGTCTATTCTCACCCACAGGCACTGATGCAGTGCGGCAGATATCTTGAAAGCCATAGAGAGTGGGAAAAACACAGTCTGAAAAATACAGCAATGGCTGCCAAGAAAGTAAAAGAAGACGGCAAAAAACATAAAGCAGCGATTGCAAGCAGCCTGACGGCAGATATCTATGGACTGAAGGTACTCGATGAATGTATCCAGAATAACAAGATGAACGCAACACGCTTTATCATTGTATCCGGTAAACGTGTATTTACTTCAAAAGCGGAAAAGATCAGTATCTGTTTTGAAGGTATGCACGAGAGTGGATCTCTTTACCATATGTTATCCCATTTTATTTACAACGGCATCAATATGAACCATATCGAATCAAGACCGGTTCAGGGGAAAAACTGGGAATATCGTTTCTTTGTTGACTTTGAAGGAAATTTAAATGATGCAGCAGTACAGAATGCATTAAGGGGACTCGCAGAGGAAACATTGGGATTAAAGATCCTTGGAAATTATTAGAACGAAAGAAATGTGTGAAAAACTTTTCATACAGAGAAATGGAGAAAGACATGAAAAGCACAAAAAATCTGATTTTATATAAAAATTTTGAAAATGGAAAATTATTCTATAACATGGCATGGATCATGGAGAATTATGAGAATGAATATTACAACAGAGAGGATATCGAAGCTCTGTTATATGAGTGCTTTAACCAGTTATCAGAACTTGCTGTAAGCCATGG
The Roseburia rectibacter DNA segment above includes these coding regions:
- the pheA gene encoding prephenate dehydratase, whose translation is MKDLKELRDQIDVIDRQIVDLYQERMEIAAGVAEYKINTGKKVFDKEREDSKLATLTALGKTDFNKHGIRELFEQIMSMSRKRQYQLLTAHGMYEKPDFTEVESLDYHNARIVFQGTEGAYSQLALREYFGEQTDSYHVETWRDAMEAIKNGEADYAVLPIENSSAGIVSENYDLMVEYDNCIVGEQIIQINHALLGLPEAELSDITDVYSHPQALMQCGRYLESHREWEKHSLKNTAMAAKKVKEDGKKHKAAIASSLTADIYGLKVLDECIQNNKMNATRFIIVSGKRVFTSKAEKISICFEGMHESGSLYHMLSHFIYNGINMNHIESRPVQGKNWEYRFFVDFEGNLNDAAVQNALRGLAEETLGLKILGNY
- a CDS encoding DUF5050 domain-containing protein, translating into MKKVITILLVILVLAAGVGFGVYHHKSNETKFNDDYINGNTAGNLYNAGIFCTAADGTIYFANPSDGSKLYSMNSDGSDLTKISDDVATFINTDDNYIYYVRNNPVFTEPFSFLTINTDSLCRLDRSKHKKSILLDSSASLYASLVGNKVYYLHYDDKDFTTFYEVGIDGTGMKQVDKTPYRPCSTVGQYIYYNGVSNEHSIWRFDTVTDTAELVLKGNYYMPAVIGDTLFFLDNEQNYTLTRTDLSGGAPVTLSDDRIDCYNITGDYIYFQRNSTSAPALCRMKTDGSDYTVITEGNYTNINATETDIYFRDFASGVMYKTPIADPSDVEVFNPGTGSSDK